In a single window of the Capsicum annuum cultivar UCD-10X-F1 unplaced genomic scaffold, UCD10Xv1.1 ctg81504, whole genome shotgun sequence genome:
- the LOC124895350 gene encoding uncharacterized protein LOC124895350, with translation MLQGSRQWHENLPFALLGYRTTIPTSIGATPYLLVYGTEAVIPAEVEIPSIRVIVEAEIDDDEWFKTRLEQLSLIDEKILTSVEAKGKFSSNWQGTFIVKKVFPNGALYLTDIEGKMAKMAINVDALKRYYI, from the exons ATGTTACAAGGGTCCAGACAATGGCATGAGAATTTGCCATTTGCATTGTTAGGTTATCGTACTACTATTCCCACTTCAATAGGGGCAACTCCGTATTTGTTGGTGTacgggacagaagcagtcattcccgcagaagttgaaattccctctatTCGAGTTATTgtggaagcagagattgatgatgatgagtggTTTAAAACCCGATTGGAACAGTTgagcttgattgatgaaaaaatacTGACATCG GTTGAAGCTAAAGGCAAGTTCTCCTCAAATTGGCAAGGTACCTTTATTGTGAAAAAAGTGTttcccaatggagccttatatttgacagatattgaaggcaaaatggcaaaAATGGCTATCAATGTTGATGCgctcaaaagatattatatatga